A genome region from Bdellovibrionota bacterium includes the following:
- a CDS encoding acyl-CoA thioesterase, translating into MKGKPPRISQVEMVQQVLPGDTNPHGTVFGGKVMQWIDIAGAVAAMRHIQGLCVTASFDRVDFLAPAKIGHIMVLKSQVNYTGRTSLEVGVEVQAENPMTGERVVTTQAFVTY; encoded by the coding sequence ATGAAGGGAAAACCCCCGCGAATTTCACAGGTCGAGATGGTGCAGCAGGTCCTTCCCGGCGATACCAATCCCCACGGAACGGTCTTCGGCGGAAAGGTCATGCAGTGGATCGACATCGCCGGCGCCGTGGCGGCGATGAGACATATTCAAGGGCTCTGTGTTACGGCTTCTTTCGATCGAGTCGATTTTTTGGCTCCGGCCAAGATCGGTCACATCATGGTTCTTAAATCCCAGGTGAATTACACGGGACGAACCTCTTTGGAAGTTGGGGTCGAGGTTCAGGCCGAAAATCCGATGACCGGCGAACGGGTGGTCACGACTCAGGCCTTCGTCACATAT